The DNA window ACACGATGCGCCGGACTGTTGACACTACAGGTAGCCGAAGCATTGGCGTCGACGCTGCCAACCGTGCAGGCAATCAACCCGGCGCAGATCGATACGAATAACAGGAAGCGCATGACAGACTCCCGCCGAATGGCGAAAAGCGTGAGGAACGGTAAGCGCGTTCCCGGTCGCCATTGCGAGCCGGGAACGCACGGCGGCTACTTACTTGCTCATCGCGTCTTCTTTCTTCATCGCGTCGTGTTTCATCTTGCTGTCCTTGCTCATGAGTCCTTCGCCATGGAGTCCTTGCCCATGGCGTCTTTGGACATCGAACCCTTGGCCATCGAGTCCTTGCTCATCGTGTCTTTCGACATCGAATCATTGGACATCGCGCCGCTCGCCTGCGCGAACGCCGAGCCACCGCTAACGAGCAACACCGTGGCAAATGCTGCAATTGCAATGCGCTTCATGACAACTCCTTGGATGTGGTTTAGCGGGCCGTCGTGACCCGTCTGTGTGTCGAACGAAACTGTCTCACGGCAACGACCGATGCGTCGTCGATGCGTCGTCATTACGCATCTATGAGGTAATTCGCCGGGCGAGGCTGACCGGTTACAGCACACACGAAAATTTTTTCGACGCGGGCAAAATGCGCATCAGCTGCGCGTGTACAGACCCCAACGCCACGACCGATGGAATAAACTTGCGATTCCTGTAACCAATGCCCACGATGAATCGAACTACCGATATCACCGCAGCGCAGGCGAAAGAGTCGCATCTGCGAGCCTTGTTCGTGAGCGGACAGACCGGCGACGCAGCCGCGTACCGGCAGTTCCTGACGGAATTGGGCGCGCACCTGCGGGGTTTTCTGCGCAGGCGGCTTCAGGCCGACCCGGCGGATATCGAAGATCTCGTGCAGGAGGTGTTGCTGGCGGTTCATAACGGGCGGCAGACGTACCGGCCGGAAGAACCGTTGACCGCGTGGATTCATGCCATCGCGCGCTACAAGCTGACGGATTACTTTCGGGCCCGTTCGCGGCACGACGCGCTGAACGATCCGCTGGACGACGCGCTGGAACTGCTCGCCGCGCCCGATCTCGAGCCGGCGCAGGCCAGGCGCGATCTGGGCATATTGCTCGAGCAGTTACCCGAGCGGCAGCGTCTGCCGATC is part of the Paraburkholderia fungorum genome and encodes:
- a CDS encoding pentapeptide MXKDX repeat protein — protein: MKRIAIAAFATVLLVSGGSAFAQASGAMSNDSMSKDTMSKDSMAKGSMSKDAMGKDSMAKDS
- a CDS encoding sigma-70 family RNA polymerase sigma factor, with protein sequence MNRTTDITAAQAKESHLRALFVSGQTGDAAAYRQFLTELGAHLRGFLRRRLQADPADIEDLVQEVLLAVHNGRQTYRPEEPLTAWIHAIARYKLTDYFRARSRHDALNDPLDDALELLAAPDLEPAQARRDLGILLEQLPERQRLPIMHMKLEGLSVTETAKLTGLSESAVKVGVHRGLKALAAKIRGTR